The Neomonachus schauinslandi chromosome 11, ASM220157v2, whole genome shotgun sequence genome contains a region encoding:
- the BTBD18 gene encoding BTB/POZ domain-containing protein 18, translated as MCSPASSKILYRNPRFLRLAFLQLHHQQQTGVFCDVLLQAEGEAVPAHCCILSACSPFFTERLERERPAQGRKVVLELGGLKIRTLRKLVDFLYTSEMEVSREEAQDVLSAARQLRVSELESLQLEGGKLVKAPQGRRLNRECLQPPSAAPISARVVASSRRPRTPLPTTQTPCPLGPVRLKSSGKEEGPLEKSNRQNAENLSGNLLKKKARACPTPQDKSSSPSSHSQGPRENKSDPALAPTALSPPSMYPSVDERLLPRKIRLSRSKPSPDICTSKPSSMVSGPSSVPTAPGRRLWRQKSINKLPEDKEKPGGASPLQSIPSPSGLGKTGGSKKRSPEVRAPNSDSAEEGQVGRVKLRKIVNGTCWEVVQEPPLKNSQDSPQIPEPQYSEEPASTQPSSLNEQEQSSFRVDLCQDSPVCSRLQDILLSASHSPDHPVVKSEFGSSPELVGKEPGLDIDCREPYAFDTDLLGQPCEAEEYRITSAAATSELEEILDFMLCGSDIEPPIGSLGSPGAEGCRTPSYHLTETGKNWIEGEEWCLPDMELWPRELTGLEKEPVGENNEPIEPFSPLVMSSENKEPIESLSPLVIPSEVSEGEVLSVGGSWTPDLEITSSQPLDGQRDKLHIDSLDLPQRSYEDLSPPCSNWMDTRPEVSLSMDEVLYPAPEAGKEVLGNSELLDPLPASSEEEEIDVVDWTSEGRLVPTGIPSVWPDPSSESDTEVDILT; from the exons ATGTGCTCTCCCGCCAGTTCCAAAATCCTATACAGGAATCCCCGGTTTCTCCGGTTAGCTTTTCTGCAGCTTCATCACCAGCAACAGACTGGTGTGTTCTGTGATGTCCTTCTGCAGGCAGAAG GTGAGGCAGTCCCAGCTCATTGCTGCATCCTGTCAGCCTGCAGCCCCTTCTTCACAGAGCGCCTGGAGCGGGAGAGGCCAGCTCAGGGTCGGAAGGTGGTGCTGGAGTTGGGGGGCTTGAAGATCAGGACACTCAGGAAGCTGGTGGACTTCTTGTATACCTCAGAGATGGAAGTATCTCGAGAAGAAGCCCAGGATGTGCTTTCTGCTGCCCGTCAGCTCCGTGTATCTGAGCTAGAATCCCTTCAGCTAGAGGGTGGGAAGTTGGTGAAGGCCCCCCAGGGCCGAAGACTGAACCGGGAGTGCTTACAGCCTCCAAGTGCAGCACCAATCTCTGCCAGGGTGGTGGCATCCAGCCGCCGCCCTCGGACTCCACTGCCTACAACCCAGACTCCTTGTCCTCTTGGGCCAGTGAGATTGAAGTcctcagggaaggaggaggggcccCTGGAGAAAAGCAACCGACAGAATGCAGAGAATTTGTCTGGCAATCTGCTCAAGAAGAAGGCCAGAGCTTGCCCAACTCCACAAGACAAAAGCTCTTCACCATCAAGCCACAGTCAGGGAccaagagagaacaagagtgaCCCTGCCCTTGCTCCTACAGCACTTTCCCCACCCAGTATGTATCCCTCTGTGGATGAGCGGCTATTGCCCAGAAAGATCAGACTGAGTCGCTCAAAGCCGTCTCCTGATATCTGTACATCCAAGCCTTCCAGCATGGTAAGTGGACCTAGCTCAGTACCCACAGCCCCTGGCCGGCGCCTTTGGCGGCAGAAGAGTATAAATAAATTACCAGAGGACAAGGAGAAACCAGGGGGAGCTAGTCCTCTACAGAGCATCCCAAGCCCGTCTGGCCTTGGAAAGACAGGTGGGAGCAAGAAGCGGAGCCCTGAAGTCAGGGCACCGAACTCCGACTCTGCAGAAGAGGGGCAGGTTGGAAGAGTGAAACTTCGGAAGATTGTCAATGGGACATGCTGGGAGGTGGTACAAGAGCCTCCCCTCAAAAACTCTCAAGATAGCCCTCAGATCCCAGAACCTCAATACTCAGAAGAGCCTGCGAGTACTCAGCCATCCTCACTTAATGAGCAGGAACAGTCATCTTTTCGGGTAGACCTGTGTCAGGACTCCCCAGTGTGCTCTAGGCTCCAAGACATTCTGCTCTCTGCTAGCCACTCCCCAGACCACCCAGTGGTGAAGTCCGAGTTCGGGTCCAGTCCAGAACTGGTAGGGAAGGAACCCGGGTTGGATATTGACTGCAGAGAGCCCTATGCTTTTGACACAGACCTGCTGGGGCAGCCCTGCGAAGCCGAGGAGTACCGCATCACAAGTGCTGCTGCCACCAGTGAGCTGGAGGAGATCCTGGACTTCATGCTGTGTGGCTCAGACATTGAGCCCCCCATAGGGTCTCTGGGAAGTCCTGGAGCCGAGGGCTGCAGGACCCCTAGCTATCACCTGACAGAAACAGGAAAGAACTGGATCGAAGGGGAGGAATGGTGTTTGCCGGACATGGAACTCTGGCCCAGGGAGCTCACAGGATTGGAAAAGGAACCTGTTGGTGAGAACAATGAGCCAATTGAGCCCTTTAGCCCCCTTGTTATGTCCTCTGAGAACAAAGAGCCAATTGAGTCCCTTAGCCCCCTTGTCATACCCTCTGAGGTGAGTGAAGGGGAGGTACTTTCAGTAGGAGGCTCTTGGACTCCAGATCTAGAAATTACCAGTTCCCAACCACTGGATGGTCAGAGAGATAAGCTTCATATTGACTCTCTTGACCTTCCCCAAAGGTCCTATGAGGACCTCTCACCTCCCTGTTCAAACTGGATGGATACTAGGCCAGAAGTGTCCCTAAGTATGGATGAGGTATTGTATCCTGCTCCAGAGGCAGGCAAGGAGGTACTTGGCAACTCTGAGTTGTTGGACCCACTTCCTGCCAGCTCCGAAGAGGAAGAGATTGATGTGGTGGACTGGACATCAGAGGGGAGGCTGGTGCCCACTGGTATTCCCTCTGTGTGGCCCGACCCTTCCTCAGAGTCAGATACAGAGGTGGACATACTCACGTAG